One window of the Nicotiana tabacum cultivar K326 chromosome 4, ASM71507v2, whole genome shotgun sequence genome contains the following:
- the LOC107769566 gene encoding LRR receptor-like serine/threonine-protein kinase FEI 2, producing the protein MGLRILALFGLFTMTIFSKSSLSLTPDGFTLLEMRTVLNDTKNVLSNWNYSDESPCGWTGISCHPNDQRVQSINLPYMQLGGIIAPSIGKLTRLQRLALHENSLHGVIPTEIGNCSELRAIYLRANYLQGGIPSDIGNLSMLTILDLSSNSLRGAIPSSLGRLRHLRHLNLSTNFFSGEIPDVGVLSTFGNKSFIGNLDLCGQQVVKPCRTSMGFPVVLPHAESDEAAVPTKRSSHYVRAAVIGAISTLGFVLIVLFIFLWVWLLSKKERAAKKYTEVKKQVYKEPSAKLITFHGDLPYPSCELIEKIESLDEEDVVGAGGFGTVYRMVMNDCGTFAVKRIDRSREGSDQVFERELEILGSIKHINLVNLRGYCRLPTARLLIYDYLVMGSLDNFLHERVDDRLLNWNARLKIALGSARGVAYLHHDCCPKIVHRDIKSSNILLDENLEPRVSDFGLAKLLVDEEAHVTTVVAGTFGYLAPEYLQSGRATEKSDVYSFGVLLLELVTGKRPTDPSFVNRGLNVVGWMNTLLKENRLEDILDKRCTDADVETVEAILEIAARCTDANPDDRPSMQQVLQYLEQEVMSPCPSDFYDESHSDYS; encoded by the exons ATGGGTCTGCGGATTTTGGCCCTTTTTGGTTTGTTTACGATGACCATTTTCAGCAAAAGCTCTCTTTCTCTAACCCCAGATG GTTTTACTTTGTTGGAAATGAGAACCGTTTTGAATGACACCAAAAATGTGTTGAGCAACTGGAATTATTCGGATGAGTCACCTTGTGGGTGGACTGGCATATCTTGCCATCCCAATGACCAAAGAGTTCAATCTAT cAACTTACCTTATATGCAACTTGGAGGAATTATAGCTCCCAGCATAGGAAAACTCACCAGACTGCAGAGATT GGCACTTCACGAAAACAGTCTGCACGGTGTGATTCCTACTGAGATTGGCAATTGCTCTGAACTCAGAGCTAT ATACCTCAGAGCAAACTATCTTCAAGGAGGCATACCATCAGATATTGGAAATCTTTCAATGCTGACCATATT GGACTTATCAAGCAATTCACTTAGGGGTGCCATACCTTCTTCTCTTGGTCGTCTCAGACACCTTCGTCATCT CAACTTGTCAACCAATTTCTTCTCGGGAGAGATTCCTGATGTTGGAGTTCTGAGCACTTTCGGGAACAAATC GTTTATTGGCAACTTAGATCTCTGTGGCCAACAGGTCGTCAAGCCTTGCAGAACATCAATGGGATTCCCTGTAGTATTGCCTCATGCTGAAAGTGATGAGGCTGCAG TCCCTACTAAGCGATCCTCTCACTATGTTAGAGCAGCAGTTATTGGTGCAATATCTACATTGGGTTTCGTACTCATTGTGCTCTTTATTTTCCTCTGGGTTTGGTTGTTGTCAAAGAAGGAAAGGGCAGCAAAAAAATACACAGAAGTCAAGAAACAAGTTTACAAAGAGCCAA GTGCCAAACTTATTACTTTCCACGGCGATCTTCCTTATCCTTCATGTGAGCTAATAGAGAAGATTGAATCCCTTGATGAGGAAGATGTTGTTGGAGCAGGAGGGTTCGGTACTGTGTATCGGATGGTTATGAATGATTGTGGAACATTTGCTGTTAAAAGAATAGACCGGAGTCGTGAAGGCTCTGATCAAGTCTTTGAGAGAGAGCTGGAAATATTGGGTAGCATCAAACACATTAATCTGGTAAACCTTCGAGGTTACTGCAGGCTTCCTACTGCAAGGCTTCTCATCTATGATTACCTGGTCATGGGAAGCTTGGACAATTTTCTGCATG AACGTGTGGATGATCGTTTGTTGAACTGGAATGCACGTTTGAAAATAGCTCTTGGTTCTGCAAGAGGGGTGGCCTACCTACACCATGACTGCTGTCCTAAAATAGTTCATCGAGATATTAAATCAAGCAACATACTCCTTGATGAGAATCTAGAGCCTCGTGTTTCAGACTTTGGACTTGCCAAGCTTTTGGTTGATGAGGAAGCTCACGTTACTACTGTGGTTGCTGGTACTTTTGGTTATTTAGCACCAG AGTACTTGCAAAGTGGAAGAGCGACAGAGAAGTCTGATGTGTATAGCTTTGGAGTTCTCCTCTTAGAGCTTGTGACAGGGAAAAGGCCAACAGATCCATCTTTCGTGAATCGAGGCCTAAATGTGGTTGGCTGG ATGAATACCTTGCTGAAGGAGAATAGACTGGAGGACATTCTAGATAAGAGGTGCACAGATGCAGACGTAGAGACAGTAGAAGCAATTCTGGAAATAGCTGCAAGATGCACTGATGCAAATCCAGATGATAGACCTTCAATGCAACAGGTGCTGCAATATTTGGAGCAAGAGGTCATGTCACCATGTCCCAGTGATTTCTACGACGAGTCTCATTCAGATTATTCTTGA
- the LOC107769567 gene encoding (-)-isopiperitenol/(-)-carveol dehydrogenase, mitochondrial-like encodes MQKLEGKVATVTGGASGIGEAAARLFAHHGARVVIADIQDEKGRALAESIPFQRCSYVHCDVSDETQVKAMVDWTVQKYGQLDIMFSNAGVVGNSGQKVIDLDLSEFDRVLRVNARGMAACVKHAARAMVEQRVRGSIICTASIAASRAGPWRTDYVMSKHAVLGLVKSASRQLGEYGIRVNSVSPSAVMTPIMLSAEQETSLKVLKMYGNLTCLKGITLTVKHLADAVLFLASDDSAFVSGHDLVLDGGLLSLPSPNSSL; translated from the coding sequence ATGCAAAAGCTTGAAGGCAAAGTTGCCACAGTGACGGGTGGTGCCAGCGGCATTGGGGAAGCAGCAGCACGCCTTTTTGCCCATCACGGCGCGCGCGTCGTCATCGCCGACATCCAAGATGAAAAGGGCAGAGCTTTGGCGGAATCCATCCCTTTCCAGAGGTGCAGCTACGTGCACTGCGACGTCAGTGATGAAACTCAAGTGAAAGCCATGGTGGATTGGACGGTCCAGAAATATGGTCAACTCGACATCATGTTCAGTAACGCAGGAGTCGTTGGTAACTCAGGTCAAAAGGTAATCGATCTTGATCTTTCGGAATTCGACCGTGTGTTAAGAGTCAACGCACGAGGCATGGCGGCGTGTGTGAAGCACGCGGCACGTGCCATGGTGGAGCAGCGCGTTAGAGGGAGCATTATTTGTACAGCCAGTATTGCGGCAAGCAGGGCAGGACCATGGCGTACGGATTATGTAATGTCGAAACACGCTGTTTTAGGACTAGTGAAATCAGCTTCAAGGCAATTAGGTGAAtatggaataagggtgaatagtGTTTCGCCATCTGCAGTAATGACGCCAATTATGTTGAGTGCGGAGCAGGAGACATCATTGAAGGTTTTGAAAATGTATGGGAACTTGACTTGTTTGAAGGGAATTACGCTAACGGTGAAGCACTTGGCGGATGCAGTTCTGTTTCTAGCTTCAGATGATTCTGCATTTGTGAGTGGGCATGACTTGGTGCTGGATGGTGGCTTGCTCTCTCTTCCATCTCCAAATAGTTCATTGTGA
- the LOC107769576 gene encoding HIPL2 protein-like translates to MKANVERDDLRLEKEFAAVNISDPEFCSDLINGAQSFGIREAHNQAPNGVCLDKIGNGSYIGMTPHPDGSNRVFLWNQQGKVWIANVPEGESNGVLELDESKPFLDITDQVLFGTQYGLLGMEFHPNFVNNGRFFVSYNCDKLQHSGCSGRCSCNSEVYCDPATLPVESGIEPCQYQTVVAEFTANGTTSTPSMAEVASPLEVRRIFTMGLPDRGVHGGQILFGPADGFLYVMTGIGTHRGDPYNFAQNKRSLLGKILRIDVDQRNEAHIQGLWGNYSIPRDNPYNNDKQLAPEIWALGLRNPWRCSFDSERPSYFLCGDAGQDQYEEIDMITKGGNYGWSIYEGPFPYKTSNATKESTWSSSNSLIFPVMGYNHSEADKAIGSASITGGYFYRSHTDPCLYGRYLYIDLYPDGIWSGTENPENSRSFTSSKIPYRCAQDSPIHCESIAEDVVPDIGYVASLGEDNKKDIHILTTTGVYRVAPPSRCNYHCPKERIVASKPPPSPPVSFSGKLWDSAKLFALLISSMMLLLLSLV, encoded by the exons ATGAAAGCAAACGTGGAAAGAG ATGACTTAAGATTGGAGAAGGAATTTGCTGCAGTGAATATCTCTGATCCCGAGTTCTGTTCA GACTTAATAAATGGTGCTCAATCATTTGGTATTCGTGAAGCTCATAATCAAGCCCCAAATGGTGTTTGCCTTGACAAAATTGGAAATGGATCTTACATCGGCATGACTCCACATCCTGATGGCTCTAACCGTGTCTTTTTGTGGAATCAACAAGGTAAAGTATGGATTGCCAATGTTCCCGAGGGTGAATCTAATGGAGTATTGGAGCTTGATGAATCCAAGCCCTTTCTAGATATAACTGATCAGGTGCTTTTTGGTACCCAATATGGGTTATTGGGAATGGAATTCCATCCtaattttgtgaataatggtCGTTTCTTCGTTTCATACAATTGTGATAAGTTGCAACACTCAGGATGTTCGGGCAGATGCTCATGTAACTCGGAAGTTTATTGTGATCCAGCAACACTTCCAGTAGAGAGTGGCATTGAGCCATGTCAGTATCAAACTGTGGTAGCAGAGTTCACAGCAAATGGTACTACATCAACACCTTCCATG GCAGAAGTTGCTAGTCCATTAGAAGTGAGGAGGATATTTACAATGGGACTTCCGGATAGGGGAGTTCATGGAGGGCAGATTCTCTTTGGCCCTGCGGATGGGTTTTTGTATGTTATGACTGGAATTGGTACACATCGAGGGGATCCTTACAATTTTGCACAAAACAAGAGATCATTGCTCGGAAAGATCTTGAGGATTGATGTGGATCAAA GAAATGAAGCGCACATTCAAGGGCTTTGGGGAAACTACTCCATACCAAGAGATAATCCGTACAACAATGACAAGCAATTAGCGCCTGAAATCTGGGCGTTGGGTCTTAGAAATCCTTGGCGTTGTAGTTTCGATTCAGAAAGACCTTCCTACTTCCTTTGTGGAGATGCTGGACAG GACCAGTACGAAGAGATTGATATGATAACAAAGGGTGGAAACTATGGTTGGTCTATCTACGAAGGCCCTTTTCCCTACAAAACAAGCAATGCCACAAAAGAAAGCACTTGGTCTAGCTCCAATAGTCTCATATTCCCAGTCATGGGATACAACCACTCTGAAGCTGATAAGGCAATTGGTTCAGCTTCCATAACTGGTGGCTACTTCTATAGGTCTCACACTGATCCCTGTCTGTATGGAAG GTACTTGTACATAGACTTGTATCCAGATGGAATATGGTCAGGTACTGAAAATCCTGAAAATAGTAGAAGTTTCACAAGTTCAAAAATCCCTTACAGGTGCGCGCAAGATTCTCCAATACATTGTGAATCAATTGCAGAGGATGTTGTGCCTGATATAGGATACGTTGCATCCTTAGGGGAAGATAATAAAAAGGACATTCATATACTGACAACCACCGGTGTCTACAGAGTTGCACCTCCAAGTAGGTGTAATTATCATTGTCCCAAAGAAAGAATTGTAGCTAGTAAACCACCACCTTCTCCTCCTGTTTCCTTCTCTGGAAAATTATGGGACAGTGCAAAACTCTTTGCTCTTCTAATTTCGTCCATGATGCTGCTTTTGTTGAGTCTTGTGTAA